The genome window GTTCATAAAGCGTTGTATTCAAAATCGTACGTGACCTTGCAGATATTATGGCAGGAGTATATGGCGACCCATCCTGACGGTTATTCTTCCCCACGATTTGTCGTGTACTATCGAGAGTGGGCGCAACGGTTCAAGGTTTACTTGCGGCAGCGACACATCGGCGGGGAAAAACTGTTTGTCGATTATTCCGGCAAGAGGCCGTGCGTGCGCGATATGCGCACCGGTCAAGATCGTGAGGTCGAGCTTCTGGTCATGGCCTGGGGCGCGTCGCAATATATCTATGCCGAAGCGCAGGAGAGCCAGCGCTCGCCGGACTGGGTTATGGGCCACCGCAGAGGCTACGAGTATTTTGGTTGCGTACCACGGATCGAGATCGACGACAATCTTAAAAGCGCCGTTGCCAAAGCATGCCGGTACGATCCGGACGTCAATATTACCTTTACCGAATTTGCCGCGCATTACGGCGTTGCGATTATCCCGACCCGTCCGGGAAAACCCAAAGACAAGCCCAAGGTGGAAAATGCGGTCCTGATCGCGCAGCGATGGATCCTGGCGTGCTTGCGGAACAGAGTGTTTTACAGCATCGCCGAACTGAACAAAGCGATCGGAGAGCTTCTTGAAAAAATCAACGACAAACCCATGCAACGCCTGCCGAAAAGCCGTCGGCAGCTTTTCCTGGAGCTGGACAAACCCAATGCGCTGCCGCTTCCGGCAGAACCCTTTGAATACCGGGAATGGTTCTTTCCCACGCTTGCATTTCACTATCACGTTGAAGTTGATGGAAATTATTACAGCGCTCCCTGGACGCTTGCCGGCCGGAAAATTTCGGTTCGCGTGATGGAAAACACCGTGGAAGTTTTTGACAAGCGCGACCGCGTTGCCCTGCACGAACGCAGTCGGGGCAAGCACCAGTATACCACCGTCACGGAACACATGCCGCCCGCGCATCAAAAATACGTCGAATGGACCCCGGCTCGAATGTACCGGTGGGCGCAGGAGATCGGGCCGTCAACCCATCTCCTGATC of Patescibacteria group bacterium contains these proteins:
- the istA gene encoding IS21 family transposase, whose amino-acid sequence is VHKALYSKSYVTLQILWQEYMATHPDGYSSPRFVVYYREWAQRFKVYLRQRHIGGEKLFVDYSGKRPCVRDMRTGQDREVELLVMAWGASQYIYAEAQESQRSPDWVMGHRRGYEYFGCVPRIEIDDNLKSAVAKACRYDPDVNITFTEFAAHYGVAIIPTRPGKPKDKPKVENAVLIAQRWILACLRNRVFYSIAELNKAIGELLEKINDKPMQRLPKSRRQLFLELDKPNALPLPAEPFEYREWFFPTLAFHYHVEVDGNYYSAPWTLAGRKISVRVMENTVEVFDKRDRVALHERSRGKHQYTTVTEHMPPAHQKYVEWTPARMYRWAQEIGPSTHLLIEKVIKTKFHPQQGFRPAMGILRLSKTYGNERLDAAARIALDFGFNRVRQISDLLKNGRDRQPQQMPVVTIANTDNVRGRDYYAGQSAGTAASS